The genome window CATTCGCCTTCATACTCCACAGCTAAAGCGACAACTCTAGCGAGATCCTGTGCGGTCGTAAAGGTAATAATGGCGTTTTCACCTCCATCAACGACAAGAGCGCGACGTTGATAGAAGTTAAAGGGTGTCTCGAAGAGCTGGACATGCTTGGAGGAGCTGAACGGATATGTCATATAGTTGGTGAACAATCCCGGCTGGAACAGACAGTATTCGAGGACCTAGCGTTTCCAACTTCGATGAGTCACGTGTACCGGGTCAAGGCTGGGGTAGTTAACTTGAGAACGCGAATACCTTCTTGTCTTTGTTGATGGTTGCGAGGTACTTTCGAGTCTCTTCCTTGAAGCCGTACCAGAACATGTACTCCAGTTTGGAACTAGATCAATCAGACACGAAGTAGATGCATGAGACATGATGTAGAAGACTCACGAAGCCCACTCGCTTGGGGCAAATCGTCTAACGCCAGCTTTGATGGATGCATCGATCAAATTCTTTTGCGTCTCTCTCTGTGCGATGTTCGTTGGATCGGCGGGTCCGGCGACAAAAGAGAGAACAGTGTGAACCCCTTCTAGCACTTGAGACAAGTGGGCCACATCGTTGTAATTTGTCTTGATCCATTTAACTCCTGGGCCAAAATCGGTGGCAGGGACATTCTGCAAAAGTCAGCTAATTGTTGATAAAATATGGCGTGGGGGACAGGATGGAAGCAACTTTTCTAGATAAAATCAAGATT of Colletotrichum lupini chromosome 8, complete sequence contains these proteins:
- a CDS encoding NmrA-like family protein — its product is MVRIAIAGGSGNVGREILDALVARGKHEILILSRKNVPATDFGPGVKWIKTNYNDVAHLSQVLEGVHTVLSFVAGPADPTNIAQRETQKNLIDASIKAGVRRFAPSEWASSKLEYMFWYGFKEETRKYLATINKDKKVLEYCLFQPGLFTNYMTYPFSSSKHVQLFETPFNFYQRRALVVDGGENAIITFTTAQDLARVVALAVEYEGEWPVIGGVQGAQVSVAQLIALGEKIRGEPFNVTKLKSDDLKAGVVKAPWFPKVEHPSIPPETLDSVAPGLLSGMLRGIVAGNLECSDEWNRLLPEYEFTQPEDFLATAWAEIDSGATTVSMSY